ATTTAAATTTTGAATTGCTTCTTTAACACCGCCGACTTCATCAATAATCCCAAAGTCCACAGCTTCCTTGCCAACCACATTTGTGCCAATATCGCGTGTCAGATTCCCTTTTGCAAACATCAGCTCTTTCAGCTTTTCGGAATCAATATTGGAATGGTCGACAATAAACTGAATCACCCGTTCCTGCATTTTGTCCAGATATTCAAAAGTTTGCGGCACGCCAATAACCATTCCTGTTAACCGGACTGGATGGATGGTCATCGTTGCTGTTGGAACAATAAAGGAATAATCCGTCGCCACGGCAATGGGTGCGCCGATGGAATGACCGCCTCCCAATACAATCGAAGTAGTCGGCTTCGACATCGAAGCAATCATTTCCGCCAGAGCAAGCCCGGCCTCTACATCCCCGCCAACTGTATTTAACAAAATAATTAAACCTTCAATTTTAGGATTTTGTTCTACGGCAATCAGCTGCGGCAGCAAATGTTCATATTTTGTAGTTTTATTTTGCGGCGGCAGCTGAAGATGTCCTTCCACCTGTCCGATAATCGATAAAACATGGATGTTTGAATCAGGCGCCTGCGGAACATTTGCTTGCCCAAGCTGCTGTATTTTTTCTACCAGAGAGGATGCGTTCTGCTGATTTTCCTCTTCTCCTTGA
The nucleotide sequence above comes from Oceanobacillus timonensis. Encoded proteins:
- a CDS encoding ClpP family protease encodes the protein MDTDDNNENQGEEENQQNASSLVEKIQQLGQANVPQAPDSNIHVLSIIGQVEGHLQLPPQNKTTKYEHLLPQLIAVEQNPKIEGLIILLNTVGGDVEAGLALAEMIASMSKPTTSIVLGGGHSIGAPIAVATDYSFIVPTATMTIHPVRLTGMVIGVPQTFEYLDKMQERVIQFIVDHSNIDSEKLKELMFAKGNLTRDIGTNVVGKEAVDFGIIDEVGGVKEAIQNLNQMIQQTHPEKEGDAS